One genomic segment of Chitinibacter sp. FCG-7 includes these proteins:
- a CDS encoding AAA family ATPase yields MHLHSYRLKNFRRLQDAHIELANDISIFVGSNNSGKTSATQAIQAFVMGGRDRFSLYDFSSSCWGLFDVVVNNSRTVN; encoded by the coding sequence ATGCATCTTCACTCGTATCGCCTAAAAAATTTTCGACGCCTGCAGGACGCTCATATTGAGTTAGCTAACGACATATCAATATTTGTAGGATCGAATAACAGCGGGAAAACGTCGGCAACTCAGGCCATCCAAGCATTTGTCATGGGTGGAAGAGATCGTTTCAGCCTTTATGATTTCAGCTCTTCTTGTTGGGGACTCTTCGATGTTGTGGTCAACAATTCTCGGACAGTAAATTAA
- a CDS encoding Tim44 domain-containing protein — protein MARFSQTLMVVLMSTTLFTSHIAEAKRVGGGRSAGMQRQAQPAPQRQAQPQQPAPMAPVPVQQKKSSGGMMGGILGGLAVGGLLGYMMGNNASGAAEGDSGIPWGTLLLLGALTAGGVMLMRRRNSKPAAQAHAYAGVPAMNPANPQPAHQPSYQPQAFQSAPNDLSGGFRIGQGAGGAYTVPATPITRLPDGTEAAAFLRQARASFLHIQALNSPDQAEEIRRYMTPDLFEQLKQDIGGNQDVAEFPELNLQIIEAVDEGGRMVASVEFSGRVSESLNAPAVPFKEMWHFVRPMSGDPRWLLAGIQQL, from the coding sequence ATGGCCCGTTTCAGTCAAACCTTGATGGTGGTGCTGATGAGCACGACTTTGTTTACTAGCCACATTGCCGAAGCCAAGCGTGTTGGCGGTGGCCGCTCTGCGGGTATGCAGCGCCAGGCGCAACCGGCGCCGCAGCGTCAGGCTCAGCCGCAACAGCCAGCGCCAATGGCTCCGGTTCCTGTGCAGCAGAAGAAAAGCAGTGGTGGCATGATGGGCGGTATTTTGGGTGGTCTGGCGGTGGGCGGCTTGCTCGGTTATATGATGGGTAATAATGCTTCTGGTGCTGCCGAGGGCGATAGCGGTATTCCTTGGGGTACTTTGCTGTTGCTGGGCGCCTTGACCGCTGGTGGCGTGATGCTGATGCGTCGCCGCAATAGCAAACCCGCGGCTCAGGCGCATGCTTATGCTGGCGTTCCGGCGATGAATCCGGCTAATCCGCAGCCTGCTCATCAGCCAAGTTACCAGCCACAGGCGTTTCAATCTGCGCCAAATGATCTGAGTGGTGGTTTCCGTATCGGTCAGGGTGCAGGTGGTGCATATACTGTCCCGGCTACGCCAATTACCCGTTTGCCAGATGGCACTGAGGCGGCGGCTTTCCTGCGCCAGGCTCGTGCCAGCTTCCTGCATATTCAGGCCTTGAATTCGCCTGATCAGGCCGAAGAAATCCGCCGCTATATGACGCCCGATCTGTTCGAGCAGCTTAAGCAAGATATTGGTGGCAATCAGGACGTAGCTGAGTTCCCCGAGTTGAATCTGCAAATTATCGAAGCCGTTGATGAAGGCGGCCGTATGGTGGCCAGCGTTGAATTTAGCGGCCGGGTGAGTGAAAGCCTGAATGCCCCAGCTGTGCCATTCAAGGAAATGTGGCACTTTGTTCGCCCGATGAGCGGCGATCCACGCTGGTTGCTGGCGGGTATCCAGCAACTGTAA
- a CDS encoding Crp/Fnr family transcriptional regulator, whose amino-acid sequence MTFKSVLSNVELFASLSDSDLHDLEAVATPRHYSKGMLIFNEGEPVEQLLVLVEGRLRIFHSNDAGRQFVYGVVEPGVSFGELSLLCDEVRAVCAEADEDCVFLSISRQSFFALLDTHPQIKDAMLRNAAMIIRRLTRAVSDLALKDVYGRIRNVFEAMAVQTDEGLLIDDLLTQQDLADRVGASREMIAKVMKELVAGGYVETGRRRILILKKLPEHF is encoded by the coding sequence ATGACATTTAAATCGGTGCTGTCGAATGTTGAGCTGTTTGCCTCTTTGTCAGATAGCGATCTGCACGATCTGGAAGCAGTAGCAACACCACGGCATTATTCGAAAGGCATGCTGATTTTTAACGAAGGCGAGCCGGTTGAGCAATTGCTGGTGCTGGTGGAAGGGCGCTTGCGCATTTTTCACAGCAACGATGCCGGGCGCCAGTTTGTGTACGGCGTTGTTGAGCCTGGCGTGTCGTTTGGCGAGTTGTCGCTGTTGTGCGATGAAGTCAGGGCGGTGTGTGCCGAGGCCGATGAGGACTGTGTTTTCCTGTCGATTTCCCGGCAGAGCTTTTTTGCGCTGCTCGACACCCATCCACAAATCAAGGATGCCATGTTGCGCAACGCCGCCATGATTATTCGTCGTCTGACGCGGGCGGTGAGCGATCTGGCGCTCAAAGATGTGTACGGACGAATCCGCAATGTGTTTGAGGCGATGGCGGTACAAACCGATGAAGGTTTGCTGATTGATGATTTGCTGACGCAGCAGGATCTGGCCGACCGGGTGGGCGCTTCGCGTGAAATGATTGCCAAGGTGATGAAAGAGCTGGTCGCTGGCGGTTATGTGGAAACTGGCCGCAGACGGATTCTGATCCTGAAAAAACTGCCTGAGCATTTCTAA
- a CDS encoding Crp/Fnr family transcriptional regulator → MLEILKAIPLLQGFPDDQLEYILTTGLKRSMPKGTFIFREGDPAESMYVLIEGRARCFASDNQGKEFVFMVVEPGDAIGEISLIDNEPRGWSCQCEEDSTFLMFTKQEFREAMDREPHVKDLVVQNLAAMVRHLSTTMKNLALLDVYGRVRALFESMLVNENGVEMVSQPLTQQAIADRVGSSREMIARILKELVFGGYIRLENKRIIIVQKLPERF, encoded by the coding sequence ATGTTGGAAATTTTAAAAGCGATCCCCTTGTTGCAAGGTTTTCCGGACGATCAGCTTGAGTACATCCTGACTACGGGCTTGAAGCGCTCCATGCCCAAGGGGACCTTCATTTTCCGTGAAGGCGATCCGGCTGAGTCGATGTATGTGCTGATTGAAGGCCGCGCCCGTTGCTTTGCCAGTGACAATCAGGGTAAAGAGTTTGTGTTTATGGTGGTCGAACCGGGCGATGCCATTGGCGAGATTTCGCTGATTGATAATGAACCACGCGGCTGGTCGTGCCAATGCGAGGAAGATTCAACCTTCCTGATGTTCACCAAGCAGGAGTTTCGCGAGGCGATGGATAGAGAGCCGCACGTGAAAGATCTGGTGGTGCAAAATCTGGCGGCCATGGTACGTCATTTATCGACCACGATGAAAAATCTGGCTTTGCTCGACGTGTATGGCCGTGTGCGCGCGCTGTTTGAATCGATGCTGGTCAATGAAAACGGCGTGGAAATGGTCAGCCAGCCGCTGACGCAGCAGGCCATAGCCGACCGGGTCGGCTCGTCGCGCGAAATGATTGCGCGCATTTTGAAAGAGCTGGTATTTGGTGGCTATATCCGCCTGGAAAACAAGCGCATCATCATTGTGCAGAAATTACCAGAGCGTTTCTGA
- the lptM gene encoding LPS translocon maturation chaperone LptM, with protein MLNCNFAITCSIMRALIVFICAASLLTACGFKGPLYLPQTPANDSPKPASSTASVASSAAVESTAVK; from the coding sequence ATGTTAAACTGCAATTTTGCCATTACTTGCTCAATTATGCGTGCGCTGATTGTATTTATCTGTGCGGCCAGCCTGCTGACCGCCTGCGGTTTCAAAGGCCCGCTCTACCTGCCCCAAACTCCGGCGAACGATTCGCCCAAGCCGGCGAGCAGCACGGCATCGGTGGCCAGCTCTGCAGCCGTGGAATCTACAGCCGTCAAATAG
- the cyaY gene encoding iron donor protein CyaY, with protein sequence MTESEFLTASDAIFAHIENALDDVVFDVDPLRAGNVLEIEFEDGSKVIVNRHTPNQELWIAAKSGGYHYRLLDGAWINTRGTGEFFADLSAAIAAHAKAPFVLAQP encoded by the coding sequence ATGACGGAATCGGAATTCTTGACCGCAAGCGACGCAATCTTTGCGCACATTGAAAACGCGCTCGACGACGTGGTGTTTGACGTCGACCCATTGCGTGCGGGCAATGTGCTGGAAATCGAATTTGAAGATGGCAGCAAGGTGATTGTGAATCGCCATACGCCCAATCAGGAATTGTGGATCGCGGCCAAATCGGGTGGCTATCACTATCGTCTGCTGGATGGTGCATGGATTAATACGCGGGGAACGGGTGAATTTTTTGCCGATCTGTCTGCGGCCATCGCTGCGCACGCCAAAGCGCCGTTTGTGCTTGCCCAGCCCTGA
- a CDS encoding YqaA family protein, with product MQTLAWLAGLWLSAFTSATILPGQSEVVFAAALHFQPQLWLAAWIAVSLGNILGGMLTVWLGRQLPVAPVSSRWAGWQRWAARFGPASLLLSWVPLAGDLLCALAGWLRWPWMMVLLYLALGKIARYGVIVWLLI from the coding sequence ATGCAAACGCTGGCCTGGCTGGCAGGCCTGTGGCTGTCGGCCTTTACTTCCGCAACCATTTTGCCAGGGCAATCTGAGGTGGTGTTTGCGGCAGCGCTGCATTTTCAGCCGCAGCTGTGGCTGGCCGCGTGGATTGCCGTGTCGCTAGGCAATATTCTGGGCGGCATGCTCACGGTATGGCTAGGGCGCCAGCTGCCTGTCGCGCCTGTGTCGTCGCGCTGGGCGGGCTGGCAGCGCTGGGCCGCTAGATTCGGCCCTGCTTCACTGCTGCTCTCCTGGGTGCCGCTTGCTGGCGATCTATTGTGCGCACTGGCGGGCTGGCTGCGTTGGCCCTGGATGATGGTCTTGCTGTATCTGGCACTTGGTAAAATTGCCCGTTACGGGGTAATAGTCTGGCTGTTAATCTAG
- a CDS encoding M48 family metalloprotease, protein MKRTIMAAALALALAMPVAYAEKLPDLGDVSQQGLSKQQEREIGESAMRHIRRSGDLVEDPEILTFLATMGNRLTEAAEVIEPQFTFFPMLNASVNAFAIPGGFVGVHTGLIVQARHESEVASVLAHEIAHVMQNHIARLMEGMKGSPWLSLAGIAAALVASSLGRGDAAAAAISATMGVSVQRQLDFTYSFEQEADRIGMQTLQKSGYDPAAMATFFERLQTHNRLVENNAPEFLRTHPVTMKRIADAQSRLGQTGYRQVPDSAEFLFVREKCRTLQMGGREAIGYYQKTLAEKRYADEAAQRYGLALAYFQNRDYDQAWQALQQARAVFASGKKSHPALEYLAGNIRLAQGEHAAAVKILSEANLRYPASRALLYGLIDAQIAAGMYTQARSELDDALAIYASDAQLYQRAAKLYARQGKLMQQYQMQGEYYLRLKEYTSALEQFNLALRQPQPDFYLQSGIEARIREIEAIAPEIKP, encoded by the coding sequence TTGAAGCGAACAATCATGGCGGCCGCGCTGGCGCTGGCACTAGCGATGCCGGTGGCTTATGCCGAAAAACTGCCCGATCTGGGCGACGTATCGCAGCAAGGCTTGAGCAAGCAGCAAGAGCGCGAGATTGGCGAATCGGCTATGCGGCATATCCGGCGCAGTGGCGACCTGGTCGAAGACCCGGAAATCCTGACTTTTCTCGCCACGATGGGCAATCGCCTGACCGAGGCCGCCGAGGTGATCGAGCCGCAGTTCACTTTTTTCCCCATGCTCAATGCCAGCGTCAATGCCTTTGCCATTCCGGGTGGCTTTGTCGGCGTGCATACCGGCTTGATTGTGCAGGCCAGACATGAATCGGAAGTCGCCAGCGTACTGGCGCACGAAATCGCCCATGTGATGCAAAACCACATTGCCCGCTTGATGGAAGGCATGAAAGGCAGTCCGTGGCTGAGTCTGGCGGGTATTGCTGCCGCGCTGGTGGCCAGCAGTCTGGGCCGGGGCGATGCGGCTGCGGCAGCCATCAGTGCGACGATGGGTGTTTCGGTGCAGCGCCAGCTGGATTTTACCTACTCGTTCGAGCAGGAGGCCGATCGCATCGGCATGCAGACCTTGCAAAAATCAGGCTATGACCCTGCCGCCATGGCGACGTTTTTTGAGCGTTTACAAACGCATAACCGGCTGGTGGAAAATAATGCACCGGAGTTTTTGCGCACGCACCCAGTTACGATGAAGCGGATTGCCGACGCGCAAAGCCGCTTGGGGCAAACGGGCTATCGCCAGGTGCCCGATTCGGCCGAGTTTTTGTTTGTGCGCGAAAAATGCCGCACCTTGCAGATGGGCGGCAGAGAAGCCATCGGCTACTACCAGAAAACGCTGGCCGAAAAACGCTACGCCGACGAAGCCGCGCAGCGCTACGGGCTGGCTTTGGCATACTTTCAAAACCGCGATTACGATCAGGCCTGGCAGGCTTTGCAGCAAGCCAGGGCCGTGTTTGCCAGCGGTAAAAAATCGCACCCGGCGCTGGAATATCTGGCGGGGAATATCCGGCTGGCGCAAGGCGAGCATGCGGCGGCGGTCAAAATCTTGAGCGAGGCGAATTTGCGCTATCCGGCCAGCCGTGCGCTGCTATACGGCTTGATCGACGCACAAATTGCGGCGGGCATGTACACGCAGGCGCGCAGCGAGCTCGATGATGCGCTGGCCATTTACGCCAGCGATGCGCAGCTCTACCAGCGCGCCGCCAAGCTCTACGCCCGGCAAGGCAAGCTGATGCAGCAATATCAGATGCAGGGTGAATATTATTTGCGCCTGAAGGAATATACTTCGGCGCTGGAGCAGTTCAATCTGGCGCTTCGCCAGCCCCAGCCGGATTTTTACCTGCAATCGGGCATTGAAGCGCGCATTCGTGAAATCGAAGCGATCGCGCCGGAAATCAAGCCCTAG